Proteins encoded by one window of Pecten maximus chromosome 15, xPecMax1.1, whole genome shotgun sequence:
- the LOC117343888 gene encoding dipeptidase 1-like: MAENTWTRYRCALILSGLFLIGALAVILAVALSVIANQIDDTHEGVVQRVLDEYPLIDGHNDFPWAVRQAAKNKVYSFDFNDDLGQLWTDFNITDPSFDWMPSSTNIPKLRQGKIGAQFWSIFVACSSSGKDAVRMGLDQIDVVYKVVRRYSDVFELVKTADGLMDAFRRNKIASGIGIEGGHMIGNTLGVLRMLYELGARYMTLTHSCDTDWADSYIVDINETSTRGLSDFGKIVVKEMNRLGMMVDLSHASYQTTVDAIMTSEAPVIFSHSNVYALCNHKRNVHDDVLDMTKENGGIVMVNFYNAYLNCEPDQQHNTTIDTVADHIDYIKNRLGEDFIGIGSDFDGVNPLPIGLEDVSKYPDLLLELRKRGWTEVALRKLIGENFIRVFKAVERVRDQLKDQQPYEDVIDRDEIHVKECTTNI; this comes from the exons ATGGCCGAGAATACGTGGACACGCTACCGATGTGCGCTGATCCTATCAGGCTTATTCCTGATTGGTGCATTGGCAGTCATTTTGGCTGTGGCTCTTAGTGTGATAGCCAATCAGATTGACGATACCCATGAAGGCGTGGTTCAAAGAGTGTTGGATGAATATCCTCTGATAGACGG GCACAACGATTTTCCATGGGCGGTTCGCCAAGCTGCTAAAAACAAAGTCTATTCCTTTGATTTTAACGACGATCTAGGACAGTTATGGACAGATTTCAACATAACCGATCCCTCGTTTGATTGGATGCCTTCCTCCACAAATATTCCCAAGCTTCGCCAGGGCAAAATCGGGGCACAG TTCTGGTCGATATTTGTTGCTTGTTCGTCGTCTGGAAAGGACGCCGTACGGATGGGTTTAGACCAGATAGACGTCGTTTATAAGGTTGTCCGTCGTTACTCCGACGTCTTTGAGCTCGTCAAGACGGCCGACG GATTAATGGACGCATTCCGAAGGAACAAAATCGCTAGCGGTATAGGCATTGAAGGAGGTCACATGATCGGGAATACTCTCGGGGTTCTTCGTATGCTCTATGAGTTAGGAGCTCGttacatgaccttgacccacaGCTGTGATACCGACTG ggCAGACAGCTACATTGTGGACATCAATGAAACATCGACAAGAGGACTATCCGACTTTGGAAAG ATCGTTGTCAAGGAGATGAACCGACTTGGTATGATGGTAGATTTATCACACGCGTCATACCAGACTACAGTTGATGCTATAATGACGTCAGAGGCACCCGTTATCTTCAGTCACTCCAACGTGTACGCCCTCTGTAATCACAAAAGAAACGTACATGATGACGTCCTTGACATGAcg AAGGAGAACGGAGGGATAGTTATGGTTAATTTTTACAATGCCTACCTCAATTGTGAACCAGaccaacaacacaacacaacgATTGATACAGTAGCCG ATCACATCGATTACATCAAGAATAGACTCGGAGAGGACTTTATAGGAATTGGTTCAGACTTCGATGGTGTCAATCC GCTACCGATTGGTCTGGAAGATGTGTCAAAATATCCTGACTTGCTTTTGGAGCTCCGAAAAAGGGGTTGGACAGAAGTGGCACTGCGGAAGTTAATCGGGGAAAACTTCATCAGAGTGTTTAAGGCAGTTGAAAGG GTGCGAGATCAATTAAAGGACCAACAACCTTATGAAGACGTCATTGACAGAGACGAAATCCACGTGAAAGAGTGCACAACAAACATTTAG